The proteins below come from a single Cystobacter ferrugineus genomic window:
- a CDS encoding serine/threonine-protein kinase, which produces MKACPQETTLSDFLAGVLSEEHRGLVLAHVQHCADCQWVLAAGEGARALSSPSAVLVQEPSPALLAPGTTVSRYVVRERIGSGAMGVVYAAHDPELGRRVALKVLRPEGQHRQELQQRLLREAQSLARLSHPNVVTLYDVGTHGDGIFLAMELVDGTTLAEWMKEPRPWREVLRVFLEAGRGLAAAHAAGLVHRDFKPANALLGRAGRVYVTDFGIARLLHQEDDPSPRMSPEAPVPAMMSPLTRTGFVLGTPAYLAPELLRGQRADARSDEFSFCVALYEALFGVRPFQGETLRELAEAARQGRVTPPAREVKVPAWVRRAVLRGLRAEPDERFPSMESLLAALNPPRRMLTRVVAAAAVAGVLGALAAYGVTQRRETRCEQEVEKLAAAWSPTRRERVRAAFLATGAPYAAQAWERLAAALDAYAGQWRTLRTESCLAVGRDTSDGSSWQTAACLDARLWQLAATTEVLEKADALTVQNAPQLMASLEGLAGCRDSPGLSSRPQPPDDLRLQVDAARHKLAQARAHLVAHRYPDGLAVTSALLEELKGLDYKPLAAEVLLIHGTILGENDKPQEAEAFLYQALWAAEAGRDDETVARAWLELIWVVGESLSRPADAEKLVRHAQAAVERLGRERFPDITTELHLRLASLRDQQGRLAEAEQEALQGLEFSRRRNGPDSLRTASLLHVLGRLRMSQHRNEESLEFHLQALEMRKRLLGPDNPALVVSYDRVASAYMQAGRRAEAVDILRQALALQEASAVPESTVLAGLLLDLSVNLRVEGRPEEARPLLERARAIFEAVRGPDHFNVVQVLTEQAMLYGEAGQHDKTIALTTEALERIHRSMGPDTPRATLPLMIRGYANLYSGRYREARRDLLEALTRMEKSQGAGGAGTVSVLIPLAEVALATRAPKAALEYCERARQVTEKAEGLESEDGASALSCAGEAYLAMGAAQKAVPLLEHARRIQTRRGKPGDPWVAGKTAFALARALLETRSSPDRARALAMAEEARTLLESAGLRGRTELQQVLVWQRHEGKR; this is translated from the coding sequence ATGAAAGCGTGCCCCCAAGAAACGACGCTGAGCGACTTCCTCGCGGGGGTGCTCTCCGAGGAGCACCGAGGGCTCGTCCTGGCGCACGTGCAGCATTGTGCCGACTGCCAGTGGGTGCTGGCGGCGGGTGAAGGTGCTCGGGCCCTCTCCAGCCCCTCGGCGGTTCTCGTGCAGGAGCCCTCCCCCGCGCTGCTGGCCCCCGGCACCACCGTCTCCCGGTACGTGGTGCGCGAGCGCATTGGCTCCGGGGCCATGGGCGTGGTGTACGCGGCGCATGATCCGGAACTGGGCCGCCGGGTGGCCCTCAAGGTGCTGCGTCCCGAGGGGCAGCACCGGCAGGAGTTGCAGCAACGCCTGCTGCGCGAAGCCCAGTCCCTGGCCCGGCTCTCCCACCCCAACGTCGTCACCCTCTATGACGTGGGCACCCACGGCGATGGCATCTTCCTGGCCATGGAACTGGTGGACGGCACCACGCTGGCCGAGTGGATGAAGGAGCCACGTCCCTGGCGGGAGGTGCTGCGCGTCTTCCTGGAGGCAGGGCGGGGACTGGCGGCCGCGCACGCGGCGGGCCTGGTGCACCGCGACTTCAAGCCCGCCAATGCCCTGCTGGGGCGGGCGGGCCGGGTATACGTGACGGACTTCGGCATCGCCCGTCTCCTCCACCAGGAGGACGACCCCTCGCCGCGGATGAGCCCCGAGGCCCCTGTCCCGGCCATGATGAGTCCCCTCACCCGGACGGGCTTCGTGCTGGGCACGCCCGCCTACCTCGCCCCGGAGTTGCTGCGCGGCCAGCGCGCCGACGCGCGCTCGGACGAGTTCAGCTTCTGCGTGGCGCTCTACGAGGCCCTCTTCGGTGTGCGTCCATTCCAGGGAGAGACCCTGAGGGAGCTGGCCGAGGCCGCGCGACAGGGCCGGGTGACTCCGCCCGCGCGCGAGGTGAAGGTGCCCGCCTGGGTGCGGCGCGCGGTGCTCCGGGGACTGAGAGCCGAGCCCGACGAGCGCTTCCCCTCCATGGAGTCCCTGCTGGCGGCCCTCAACCCGCCCCGGCGGATGCTCACGCGGGTGGTGGCCGCGGCGGCCGTGGCCGGCGTGCTGGGAGCCCTGGCGGCCTACGGGGTGACGCAACGGCGCGAGACGCGCTGCGAGCAGGAGGTGGAGAAGCTCGCGGCGGCTTGGAGCCCCACTCGGCGCGAGCGGGTGCGCGCGGCCTTCCTCGCCACGGGCGCACCCTACGCCGCGCAAGCCTGGGAGCGGCTCGCGGCGGCGTTGGACGCCTACGCCGGCCAGTGGCGGACGCTGCGGACCGAGTCCTGCCTGGCCGTGGGCCGTGACACCTCGGACGGCTCCTCCTGGCAGACCGCCGCGTGCCTCGACGCCCGGCTCTGGCAGCTCGCCGCCACCACCGAAGTGCTCGAGAAGGCGGACGCGCTGACGGTGCAGAACGCGCCCCAACTGATGGCCTCCCTCGAGGGGCTCGCCGGCTGCCGGGACTCGCCCGGGCTCTCCAGCCGTCCTCAACCGCCCGATGACCTCCGCCTCCAAGTGGATGCGGCGCGGCACAAGCTGGCGCAGGCCCGGGCCCACCTCGTAGCGCACCGCTACCCCGACGGCCTCGCGGTGACGTCAGCCCTCCTCGAGGAACTGAAGGGGCTCGACTACAAGCCGCTGGCGGCGGAGGTGCTCCTGATCCACGGCACGATCCTCGGGGAGAATGACAAACCGCAGGAGGCGGAGGCTTTCCTCTACCAGGCCCTGTGGGCCGCCGAGGCCGGGCGTGATGACGAGACCGTGGCGCGTGCCTGGCTGGAGCTCATCTGGGTGGTGGGCGAGTCGCTGTCCCGCCCCGCGGACGCGGAGAAGCTCGTCCGGCACGCCCAGGCCGCCGTGGAGCGGCTGGGGCGGGAGCGCTTCCCGGACATCACGACGGAGCTGCACCTCCGCCTGGCCTCGCTACGGGACCAGCAGGGCAGGCTCGCCGAGGCGGAGCAGGAGGCGCTCCAGGGCCTGGAGTTCTCGCGCCGGAGGAATGGCCCGGACAGCCTCCGCACGGCCAGCCTCCTCCACGTGCTCGGCCGGCTGCGCATGAGCCAGCACCGCAACGAGGAGTCGCTGGAGTTCCACCTCCAGGCCCTCGAGATGCGCAAGCGCCTGCTGGGCCCTGACAACCCGGCCCTCGTTGTGTCCTACGACAGGGTCGCCTCGGCCTACATGCAGGCGGGCCGGCGCGCGGAGGCCGTCGACATCCTGCGCCAGGCCCTGGCTCTCCAGGAGGCGTCCGCCGTCCCGGAAAGCACCGTCCTCGCGGGCCTGCTCCTGGACCTCTCCGTGAACCTGCGCGTCGAGGGCCGGCCGGAGGAGGCCCGGCCCCTGCTCGAGCGGGCGCGCGCCATCTTCGAGGCTGTCCGTGGACCCGACCACTTCAATGTCGTCCAGGTGCTCACGGAGCAAGCGATGCTGTACGGCGAGGCAGGCCAGCACGACAAGACGATCGCCCTCACCACCGAGGCCCTGGAGCGAATCCATCGCTCGATGGGTCCGGACACACCGCGCGCCACCCTGCCATTGATGATCCGGGGGTATGCGAACCTGTACTCGGGCCGCTACCGCGAGGCACGGCGCGACCTGCTGGAGGCGCTGACGCGGATGGAGAAGTCGCAAGGCGCAGGCGGGGCGGGCACGGTGTCCGTGCTGATCCCCCTCGCCGAGGTGGCCCTGGCCACCCGAGCACCGAAGGCGGCGCTCGAGTACTGCGAGCGTGCGCGGCAGGTCACCGAGAAGGCCGAGGGCCTGGAGTCCGAGGACGGTGCCAGCGCCCTGAGCTGTGCCGGGGAGGCGTATCTGGCGATGGGCGCCGCGCAGAAGGCCGTACCGCTGCTCGAGCACGCCCGGCGCATCCAAACCCGAAGGGGCAAACCCGGAGACCCGTGGGTCGCCGGCAAGACCGCCTTCGCGTTGGCCCGGGCGCTCCTGGAAACGCGCTCCTCCCCGGACCGGGCGCGTGCGCTCGCGATGGCCGAGGAAGCCCGGACGCTGCTGGAGTCCGCGGGCCTCCGAGGTCGAACCGAGCTCCAGCAGGTACTGGTCTGGCAACGGCATGAGGGGAAGCGATGA
- a CDS encoding LysM peptidoglycan-binding domain-containing protein yields MDYRIKAGDTLSHIAATRKTSVSALMKANPQIKDANLIVAGKTLRLPGSSDGFDDMPTKNPGGKSATKRNDKTSTSGSPASGASSDGTKGPKGSPYDIAKNHLNKNAGSLKLEKKGVGADMDDGVGNKVNCANFVSACLEQAGMISNSQHHNSVRGLQQNLDNDKDFKRVSLKDAKPGDVVSLKTGPGLDDRHVVLFAGWKNGKPEFIGSNNRNADGTQRITMSQADYPILSIHQYRA; encoded by the coding sequence ATGGACTACCGCATCAAGGCAGGTGACACGCTGTCTCACATCGCGGCGACTCGCAAGACCAGCGTCAGTGCGCTGATGAAGGCGAATCCGCAAATCAAGGATGCGAACCTCATCGTGGCGGGCAAGACGCTACGGCTTCCCGGTAGCTCGGATGGGTTCGATGACATGCCCACCAAGAACCCGGGCGGCAAGTCCGCGACGAAGCGCAACGACAAGACTTCCACGTCCGGCTCGCCCGCGTCAGGCGCGTCCTCCGACGGCACGAAGGGCCCCAAGGGCAGCCCCTACGACATCGCGAAGAATCACCTGAACAAGAACGCCGGGTCGCTGAAGCTGGAGAAGAAGGGCGTTGGCGCGGACATGGACGACGGCGTTGGCAACAAGGTCAATTGCGCCAACTTCGTCTCCGCGTGCCTGGAGCAGGCGGGGATGATCTCCAACAGCCAGCACCACAACTCGGTGAGGGGGCTGCAGCAGAACCTGGACAATGACAAGGACTTCAAGCGCGTGTCGCTGAAGGATGCGAAGCCGGGCGATGTGGTGAGCTTGAAGACGGGTCCGGGCCTTGACGACCGTCACGTGGTGCTCTTCGCGGGCTGGAAGAATGGGAAGCCCGAGTTCATCGGCTCGAACAATCGCAACGCGGACGGCACGCAGAGAATCACCATGAGCCAGGCCGACTATCCCATCCTGTCCATCCATCAATACCGCGCCTGA
- a CDS encoding DUF4150 domain-containing protein, translating to MPVNTGVNKMSVVTKDSGGVTSAFPDVCKTPSPAGPVPIPYPNIAQSSDTDKGTKKVSVAGNPVCVKDSNFKTSTGDEAGTAGGGVASSKTKGKAEFVNFSFDVKFEGKNVARAFDLMLHNDKNTPPFPVMQGPVMAMGSRDEDPKCAVCDKDL from the coding sequence ATGCCCGTCAATACCGGTGTGAACAAGATGTCCGTGGTGACGAAGGACAGTGGCGGTGTCACCTCGGCCTTCCCGGACGTGTGCAAGACTCCGAGTCCCGCCGGGCCGGTGCCCATTCCGTACCCGAACATCGCCCAGTCGTCTGACACGGATAAGGGCACCAAGAAGGTGTCCGTGGCCGGCAACCCCGTGTGCGTCAAGGACTCCAACTTCAAGACGAGCACCGGCGACGAGGCGGGCACCGCCGGCGGCGGCGTGGCCTCCAGCAAGACCAAGGGCAAGGCCGAGTTCGTCAACTTCTCCTTCGACGTGAAGTTCGAGGGGAAGAACGTGGCACGCGCCTTCGATCTCATGCTGCACAACGACAAGAACACGCCGCCCTTCCCCGTCATGCAAGGGCCTGTCATGGCCATGGGCAGCCGTGATGAAGACCCCAAATGTGCCGTGTGTGACAAGGACCTCTAG
- a CDS encoding DUF6484 domain-containing protein, with the protein MAPRAKDSESERSQTEQLHEPILGSRSGWLTGVDGTGRPLVDFEGNTAGPVPAQLAVALDARALQEAAGRRQKVVLLFENGDPRHPFLMACIQEPSPTPLLDELIKQPTPETRRPTEAWVDGKRVTIEGQEEVVLKCGAASITLRRNGKVVIKGTYVETSATGTQRIKGGSVEIN; encoded by the coding sequence ATGGCGCCACGTGCGAAAGACTCCGAATCGGAAAGGTCGCAAACCGAGCAGTTACACGAGCCCATCTTGGGAAGCAGGTCCGGCTGGCTTACCGGCGTAGACGGTACCGGAAGACCCCTTGTCGACTTCGAGGGCAACACTGCCGGACCGGTGCCTGCTCAATTGGCAGTAGCGCTGGATGCTCGGGCGCTTCAAGAGGCCGCTGGGCGCCGCCAGAAGGTGGTCCTTCTGTTCGAGAACGGGGACCCGCGCCACCCCTTTCTCATGGCATGCATCCAGGAGCCAAGCCCGACGCCGCTGCTCGATGAACTGATCAAACAGCCGACACCCGAGACGCGCCGGCCGACCGAAGCATGGGTAGATGGCAAGCGAGTCACCATCGAAGGCCAGGAGGAAGTCGTCCTCAAGTGTGGCGCGGCCAGCATCACCCTGCGGCGCAATGGCAAGGTGGTCATCAAGGGCACCTACGTGGAAACGAGCGCCACTGGCACCCAGCGCATCAAGGGCGGCTCGGTCGAGATCAACTAG
- a CDS encoding TIGR02270 family protein, translating into MHLRTDLILNWSQYEDHLDEATFQWSQWEQLLRAPDELLAEVTAGEERLLARLDALVLGGEPVAARLLKPALTSDEPERLSTAVFALLSGRWHWGPDAVLGVLGESGPEEVGAMQRALELLEPSALPAWLQSVLSRGSLSLQALALDVLGAHSVNPELPLAGFIASGVPSVAAAALRAAARLRVRLDWPLLRQPLSTTEPSLRDAALIAALLSGHREAWTTCRELALARDPAPGLPMLLMSMGAGPGAVPLLRGLLEKPELRADVHWALGFNGHVAAAELCLEHLGDETVGHLAAEAFCAITGLSLTERFVAAPPEVEDADSEEPLEYGRHTVPGRGLPVPNPEAIRAWWKEARKQFEPAVRYLRGRVWTPTVFLQSLWSEPMRRRHVLALEATLRSQGVFQLRTDVFARQQLASLETLRTAALPLVSRPLAEGLIS; encoded by the coding sequence ATGCACCTCCGGACAGATCTCATCCTGAACTGGAGCCAGTACGAGGACCACCTCGACGAGGCGACCTTCCAATGGAGCCAGTGGGAGCAACTCCTCAGGGCGCCCGACGAACTCCTTGCTGAAGTCACTGCAGGCGAAGAGCGCCTGCTGGCGAGGTTGGATGCGCTCGTGCTCGGGGGAGAGCCCGTGGCAGCGCGACTTCTCAAGCCCGCGCTCACTTCGGACGAGCCCGAACGCCTCTCCACTGCCGTCTTCGCGCTCCTCAGCGGCAGATGGCATTGGGGGCCCGACGCCGTGCTGGGAGTCCTGGGAGAATCTGGCCCCGAGGAAGTGGGCGCCATGCAACGCGCGCTCGAGTTGCTGGAGCCATCCGCGCTTCCGGCGTGGCTGCAGTCCGTCCTGTCCAGGGGATCCCTCTCGCTTCAGGCCCTGGCGTTGGATGTGCTGGGCGCACACTCGGTCAATCCCGAGCTGCCATTGGCAGGCTTCATCGCGAGCGGAGTTCCCTCGGTGGCTGCTGCAGCTTTGCGCGCCGCAGCCCGCCTTCGGGTTCGCCTCGACTGGCCACTGTTGCGGCAACCGCTATCCACGACTGAACCCTCCCTTCGTGACGCCGCACTGATTGCAGCGCTTCTCTCAGGTCATCGCGAGGCGTGGACGACATGCCGGGAACTCGCATTGGCACGCGACCCGGCACCGGGGCTGCCTATGTTGTTGATGTCGATGGGTGCTGGCCCAGGAGCCGTTCCGCTCCTCCGAGGATTATTGGAAAAACCCGAACTGCGTGCCGATGTGCACTGGGCGCTGGGCTTCAATGGCCACGTAGCCGCGGCCGAACTCTGCCTGGAACACTTGGGTGACGAGACCGTGGGCCACCTGGCGGCGGAGGCGTTCTGCGCCATCACCGGGCTTTCCCTCACGGAACGATTCGTCGCCGCCCCCCCGGAAGTCGAGGACGCCGATTCGGAGGAGCCCCTTGAGTATGGCAGGCATACAGTTCCAGGCCGTGGGCTGCCCGTGCCCAACCCTGAGGCCATCCGTGCCTGGTGGAAGGAGGCCCGAAAGCAATTCGAGCCTGCCGTCCGCTATCTGCGCGGCAGGGTGTGGACCCCCACCGTCTTCCTGCAGAGCCTGTGGTCAGAGCCCATGAGGCGACGGCACGTCCTGGCATTGGAAGCAACTCTTCGTAGCCAGGGTGTCTTCCAGCTTCGCACCGATGTTTTCGCCCGCCAGCAACTCGCGTCCCTGGAGACGCTGAGAACCGCTGCTCTGCCGCTCGTCTCCCGCCCGCTCGCGGAAGGGCTTATCTCATGA
- a CDS encoding beta-ketoacyl synthase N-terminal-like domain-containing protein, translated as MDTLESVPLKGHAVRGLTDGFDGSGRLLRLGDSALADLIEYSGLGPEHHPRTGFFVCLPGHFYSTARRQFELLGEGPAPDSVAREELRSHFEQRQRLQDEWEQRLVPSLLSLNRLTIPPTLRTCFLGGPAVFAQAVVQAVRRLRSRELDRCIVGGIDSYVHGGPLADVYELGLLRTEEKPSGFFPGEAGAFVLLERADAARARGARIEGMLGPSSIAEESFDRFSDEPPQGGALTSAIETCLRETEPRPGLAIVNINGDEFRARDFGTTLMRIRGSVLPEDFRQWYPVESFGEIGVATGAASVCLVVRAFVRGYAGSRSALVMLLGDDEARSAMLIEDLPLPSGRAR; from the coding sequence ATGGACACACTGGAGAGTGTCCCGTTGAAAGGCCACGCGGTACGCGGCCTCACTGATGGTTTTGACGGAAGCGGGCGACTGCTGCGGTTGGGAGACTCGGCGCTCGCGGATCTAATTGAGTATTCAGGCCTTGGCCCAGAGCATCACCCGCGCACCGGTTTCTTCGTCTGCCTACCCGGGCACTTCTATTCGACGGCTCGACGTCAATTCGAGCTGCTGGGTGAGGGTCCCGCGCCCGACAGTGTCGCTAGAGAAGAGCTCCGATCACATTTCGAACAACGGCAGCGACTTCAAGACGAGTGGGAACAGCGGCTGGTGCCATCTCTGCTGTCCCTGAATCGACTAACGATTCCACCCACGCTGCGCACCTGTTTCCTTGGTGGACCAGCGGTCTTCGCCCAGGCCGTGGTGCAGGCGGTCCGCCGGCTGCGTTCGCGAGAACTCGACCGATGCATCGTGGGCGGCATTGACTCCTACGTCCACGGCGGCCCACTGGCAGACGTGTACGAACTGGGGCTGCTCCGGACGGAGGAAAAGCCCTCCGGCTTCTTCCCGGGAGAGGCCGGCGCCTTCGTCCTGCTGGAAAGAGCGGATGCTGCGCGCGCGCGCGGTGCACGAATCGAGGGGATGCTCGGCCCCTCCAGCATCGCGGAGGAGTCTTTCGACCGCTTCTCAGATGAGCCACCCCAGGGGGGCGCGCTGACAAGCGCCATTGAAACTTGCCTTCGGGAGACTGAGCCGCGGCCGGGCCTCGCCATCGTCAACATCAATGGCGACGAGTTCCGGGCTCGCGATTTCGGCACCACCCTCATGCGGATTCGAGGGTCGGTCCTCCCCGAGGACTTCCGGCAATGGTACCCAGTCGAATCATTCGGGGAGATTGGCGTGGCCACGGGTGCCGCATCCGTGTGTCTTGTGGTCCGCGCCTTCGTCCGAGGCTATGCTGGAAGTCGCAGTGCCCTGGTGATGCTGCTGGGAGATGACGAGGCACGAAGCGCGATGCTCATCGAAGATCTTCCACTCCCGTCCGGCCGAGCGAGGTGA
- a CDS encoding AHH domain-containing protein: MSMAEAQRRAFEQYKEKADIARQAKAKAQEARQLADKSPGEEKLESAATKAEDKAGTKEKERHLAKLTTKDSHQPGEDNGCVTRCIWVYRKPPDFRPRCLFSGHNHKENAIKYHIANDRSWYNPRFEHGRARRRLEAQAKVINLNRKANKNNPILTPGAWDMALSGANFWSSSTKPWSHEAHHIIPTDVLYQSFKEDMGLLQQLKYNINKGINIIILPTQREYGRIYLLPAHTNSHPGFSKKVKKRINSVRSGAGEEQGKTEGHPNMSEAQNKPWKSQLEQHSKQLRKELRKEGIRLGLTPEASNTLDDVWSPKASSAAAS; this comes from the coding sequence ATGAGCATGGCTGAAGCGCAGCGGCGCGCATTTGAGCAGTACAAGGAGAAAGCGGACATTGCCCGTCAGGCCAAGGCCAAGGCGCAGGAGGCCCGACAACTGGCCGACAAGAGCCCAGGGGAAGAGAAGCTCGAGAGCGCGGCCACCAAGGCGGAGGACAAGGCAGGCACGAAGGAGAAAGAGAGGCATCTCGCCAAGCTGACCACCAAGGACAGCCATCAGCCCGGCGAGGATAACGGGTGCGTCACCCGGTGCATTTGGGTGTATCGAAAGCCTCCCGACTTCCGGCCCCGATGTCTTTTTTCCGGTCACAATCACAAAGAAAATGCCATCAAGTACCACATTGCCAATGATCGCAGCTGGTACAATCCACGCTTCGAGCATGGCCGGGCCCGCAGGAGGCTCGAAGCCCAAGCCAAAGTCATCAATCTGAACCGAAAAGCCAACAAAAACAATCCCATCCTGACACCCGGCGCCTGGGACATGGCCTTGTCAGGTGCGAATTTCTGGTCGTCGAGCACCAAACCCTGGTCTCATGAAGCCCATCACATAATCCCGACAGACGTCCTCTACCAATCCTTCAAAGAGGACATGGGTCTGCTACAGCAGCTCAAGTACAACATAAACAAGGGCATCAACATCATCATCCTCCCCACGCAACGGGAATACGGAAGGATCTACCTGTTACCAGCACATACCAATAGTCACCCAGGGTTCAGCAAGAAGGTCAAGAAGCGCATCAATTCCGTCAGGAGTGGGGCTGGCGAAGAGCAGGGCAAGACGGAAGGACATCCAAACATGTCTGAAGCCCAGAACAAGCCTTGGAAGTCCCAGCTAGAGCAACACTCGAAGCAACTCCGTAAGGAGCTTCGGAAGGAAGGCATTCGCCTGGGTTTGACTCCGGAGGCATCCAACACCCTTGATGATGTCTGGAGCCCCAAAGCCAGTAGCGCCGCCGCAAGCTAG
- a CDS encoding imm11 family protein: MTAATHAYFIITEVESDESCLIDELPRPLDKKFWMATKGVRMGTEFPSGVRLNMSRDGGQVVPDYIPNTLLMPMVSGKLKVILETSAEVDIEFLPFTLYNHKKRLAADDCFIANVLGTHDCADMTKTRGEKSLISPGQFEALSVLALDPAKVPDAKLFRLSVFPRALIIRNDLRTVFEHGGVSGIRYISMGERGQVL, from the coding sequence ATGACCGCAGCCACGCACGCCTACTTTATCATCACCGAAGTCGAGAGCGACGAGAGCTGTCTCATCGACGAGTTGCCCAGACCGCTGGACAAGAAGTTCTGGATGGCCACCAAAGGCGTGCGCATGGGAACGGAGTTTCCCTCGGGTGTCCGGCTCAACATGTCCAGGGATGGCGGACAGGTCGTTCCGGACTACATCCCGAATACGCTCCTGATGCCGATGGTCTCTGGCAAGCTCAAGGTGATACTTGAAACGAGCGCCGAGGTGGACATCGAGTTCCTTCCTTTCACTCTCTACAACCACAAGAAGCGGCTCGCGGCCGATGACTGCTTCATCGCCAATGTGCTCGGGACCCACGACTGCGCCGACATGACGAAGACTCGCGGAGAGAAATCCCTCATCTCACCCGGCCAGTTTGAAGCGCTGTCCGTACTCGCGTTGGATCCCGCCAAGGTGCCCGACGCGAAGCTGTTCCGTCTCAGCGTATTCCCCCGCGCTCTCATCATTAGAAATGACCTGCGCACTGTGTTCGAGCATGGTGGGGTCTCTGGCATCCGGTACATCTCCATGGGAGAGCGCGGCCAGGTCCTGTAG
- a CDS encoding Imm49 family immunity protein: MNLETIQANARSSLGDALKSISVQGVAEHSGKAYGIVALMYHRLALCEMLADVRVDRFQVLLCKSALVRIHLMRLAASGKAAHPLTTCASQNFSFVDAITAGQLDLAVELARLTSDRHEPRSEYEDDFLLHRFMQKRLLHLHAGEDHDFQSLMDRWERIVEGEHAPYFDVCRALLQRDGEGFHDALLAVIEERGRLFRQKDVYPEDARRTDGALFMNGLALLRLAELNGMPTQREYPNIPHFARLPVSKLPLPLDSWMRPEEGLPV, translated from the coding sequence ATGAACCTGGAAACCATCCAAGCCAATGCCCGCTCCTCTTTGGGCGACGCATTGAAGAGCATCTCAGTGCAGGGTGTGGCCGAGCACTCGGGCAAGGCCTATGGTATAGTCGCGTTGATGTACCATCGGCTCGCGTTGTGCGAGATGCTCGCCGACGTCAGAGTCGACCGTTTCCAGGTCCTCCTTTGCAAGTCCGCGCTCGTCCGCATCCACCTCATGCGACTCGCCGCAAGCGGGAAAGCAGCCCATCCGCTCACAACGTGCGCGAGCCAGAACTTCTCCTTCGTCGACGCCATCACTGCCGGCCAGCTCGACCTCGCGGTGGAATTGGCGCGACTGACGTCAGACCGGCATGAGCCTCGCTCCGAGTACGAGGACGACTTCCTCCTGCACCGCTTCATGCAGAAGCGCCTGCTGCATCTGCATGCGGGCGAGGACCACGACTTCCAGTCACTCATGGACCGTTGGGAGCGCATCGTGGAAGGTGAGCACGCTCCCTACTTCGACGTCTGCCGGGCGCTCCTGCAGCGGGATGGGGAGGGCTTCCATGACGCACTGCTCGCGGTCATCGAGGAGCGAGGCCGGCTCTTTCGCCAGAAGGACGTGTACCCGGAAGACGCGCGTCGCACCGATGGTGCCTTGTTCATGAATGGGCTGGCGCTGTTGCGACTGGCGGAGCTCAACGGGATGCCTACCCAGCGCGAGTACCCCAACATTCCCCACTTCGCGCGGCTACCCGTCAGCAAGCTGCCATTGCCGCTCGACTCCTGGATGCGTCCGGAAGAAGGACTTCCCGTGTAG
- a CDS encoding GNAT family N-acetyltransferase, protein MISPGPTLETARLILRPTALEDLDGFAALIGDPESARFLGGVQPRPVAWRAMSAMAGSWALQGFSMFSVLEKTTGRWVGRVGPWMPEGWPGPEVGWGLLREFWGRGYATEAAAAAMDWAFDHLGWTRVIHSIAPDNKPSQEVARRLGSPLLGPGKLPPPHENSPIELWGQSREDWRARKK, encoded by the coding sequence GTGATTTCCCCTGGACCGACCCTCGAAACCGCGCGCCTCATCCTGCGTCCCACCGCGCTGGAAGACCTGGATGGCTTCGCGGCCCTCATTGGAGACCCGGAGTCCGCGCGCTTCCTGGGAGGAGTGCAGCCGCGCCCGGTGGCCTGGCGGGCCATGAGCGCCATGGCGGGCTCGTGGGCGCTGCAGGGGTTCTCCATGTTCTCCGTGCTGGAGAAGACGACGGGCCGGTGGGTGGGGCGGGTGGGGCCGTGGATGCCGGAGGGGTGGCCGGGGCCGGAGGTCGGCTGGGGTCTGCTGCGCGAGTTCTGGGGGCGCGGCTACGCCACCGAGGCGGCGGCGGCGGCGATGGACTGGGCGTTCGACCACCTCGGCTGGACGCGGGTGATTCACTCCATCGCTCCGGACAACAAGCCATCGCAAGAGGTCGCCCGCCGCCTGGGCTCGCCCCTGCTGGGACCTGGGAAGCTGCCGCCGCCCCATGAGAATTCTCCGATAGAACTCTGGGGGCAGAGCCGTGAGGACTGGCGGGCCAGGAAGAAGTAG